A DNA window from Buttiauxella agrestis contains the following coding sequences:
- a CDS encoding NAD-dependent epimerase/dehydratase family protein: protein MKDKVIFVGASGFVGTRLIETAHSEFEIKNLDKQGSHFYQDITVTGDVREQSSLDDHFFGQNTVVLLAAEHRDDVSPTSLYYDVNVQGTRNVLAAMDKNGVKNIIFTSSVAVYGLNKKNPDETHPIDPFNHYGKSKWQAEEVLRAWHNEAPEERSLTIIRPTVIFGERNRGNVYNLLKQIASGKFAMVGAGNNYKSMAYVGNIVEFIKYKLQNVEAGYQVYNYVDKPDLNMNQLVSEVEKSLSKKIPSVHLPYPVGMLGGFCFDVLSKITGKKYSISSVRVKKFCATTQFDASKVHACGFVAPYTLSQGLDRTLQYEFVSAKKDDITFVSE from the coding sequence ATGAAAGATAAGGTTATTTTTGTTGGTGCATCTGGCTTCGTTGGAACCCGACTGATTGAAACAGCACATTCTGAATTCGAGATCAAAAATTTAGATAAACAAGGTAGCCACTTTTATCAAGACATTACTGTTACCGGTGATGTTCGTGAACAAAGCTCTCTTGATGACCATTTCTTCGGACAAAACACCGTAGTGCTACTTGCAGCTGAACACCGCGATGACGTAAGCCCAACTTCGCTCTACTATGATGTGAATGTTCAGGGAACGCGTAACGTCCTGGCTGCAATGGATAAGAATGGTGTTAAGAATATCATTTTCACCAGTTCTGTAGCTGTTTATGGTCTTAACAAAAAAAATCCTGACGAAACCCATCCTATAGATCCCTTCAATCATTATGGTAAGAGCAAATGGCAGGCGGAAGAAGTCCTGCGTGCCTGGCATAATGAAGCGCCTGAAGAACGTTCTCTGACTATCATTCGTCCTACCGTAATTTTCGGTGAGCGAAATCGTGGCAATGTCTACAATCTCCTTAAACAGATTGCCAGTGGTAAATTTGCGATGGTAGGAGCAGGTAACAATTACAAATCTATGGCTTACGTCGGCAATATTGTTGAGTTCATCAAGTACAAACTCCAGAATGTTGAGGCCGGTTATCAAGTCTACAACTATGTTGATAAACCTGATCTCAATATGAATCAGCTAGTATCCGAAGTTGAAAAAAGCTTAAGCAAAAAAATCCCATCTGTTCACTTACCCTATCCGGTAGGGATGCTTGGCGGCTTCTGTTTTGATGTTTTGAGCAAAATCACGGGTAAAAAGTACTCAATCAGTTCGGTGCGGGTGAAGAAATTCTGCGCAACGACACAGTTTGATGCGAGTAAGGTACATGCTTGTGGTTTTGTTGCACCTTACACCTTGTCGCAAGGTTTGGATCGTACTTTGCAGTATGAATTTGTCTCCGCTAAAAAAGACGATATCACTTTTGTTTCTGAGTGA
- the galF gene encoding UTP--glucose-1-phosphate uridylyltransferase GalF yields MINLKAVIPVAGLGMHMLPATKAIPKEMLPIVDKPMIQYIVDEIVAAGIKEIVLVTHSSKNAVENHFDTSYELEALLEQRVKRQLLAEVQSICPPGVTIMNVRQAQPLGLGHSILCAHPVIGDNPFVVVLPDVILDGASADPLRYNLAAIVERFKETGRSQVLAKRMPNVDLSEYSVITTEEPLQNDGQIGRIVDFVEKPDQPQTLDSDVAAVGRYVLSADIWPELEKTEPGAWGRIQLTDAIAALNQKQAVEAALMTGESYDCGKKMGYMQAFVQYGLRNHKEGQKFRDSIQKLLAR; encoded by the coding sequence ATGATTAATTTGAAAGCAGTGATTCCGGTTGCCGGTTTGGGTATGCATATGTTGCCTGCAACAAAAGCTATCCCGAAAGAGATGCTACCGATTGTAGATAAGCCAATGATTCAATACATTGTTGACGAAATCGTAGCTGCCGGTATCAAAGAAATCGTGCTGGTAACGCACTCTTCAAAGAATGCTGTAGAGAACCATTTCGACACATCTTATGAACTGGAAGCCTTGCTTGAGCAGCGCGTTAAGCGCCAGTTGCTCGCAGAAGTCCAGTCTATCTGCCCTCCGGGCGTGACGATTATGAACGTCCGCCAGGCTCAACCTTTAGGCCTTGGTCACTCGATTTTGTGCGCCCATCCGGTCATCGGTGATAATCCATTCGTTGTAGTATTACCTGACGTTATTCTTGATGGCGCCAGTGCGGACCCATTGCGCTATAATTTAGCAGCCATTGTTGAGCGTTTTAAAGAGACGGGCCGCAGCCAGGTTCTGGCAAAACGAATGCCGAACGTCGATCTGTCTGAGTACTCAGTAATTACGACCGAAGAGCCACTTCAAAATGACGGGCAAATTGGCCGTATCGTTGATTTTGTGGAAAAACCGGATCAACCACAGACTCTGGATTCTGACGTGGCTGCTGTTGGTCGCTATGTGTTGTCTGCGGATATCTGGCCTGAACTTGAGAAAACCGAACCAGGTGCCTGGGGCCGTATCCAACTTACCGATGCCATCGCTGCGCTGAACCAAAAACAAGCGGTTGAAGCGGCATTGATGACAGGTGAAAGCTACGATTGCGGCAAGAAAATGGGGTATATGCAGGCGTTTGTGCAATATGGTCTGCGCAACCATAAAGAAGGCCAGAAGTTCAGGGATAGCATTCAGAAATTACTGGCTCGTTGA
- a CDS encoding CatB-related O-acetyltransferase, giving the protein MFFSKLKRNISILKTNLKSTLYKNRNKSTSFGKRTILFSPVTITNSVIGDYTYFAGSAHVNNTTIGKFCSIADDVRIGLGTHPINLFSTHPIFYSNKSRLPYILGDINYALAEKIKINETKPINIGNDVWIGVGAIIIDGVNIGDGAIIGAGSIVTKDVSSYTIVAGVPAKVINHRNINHDKWWDYNDEQLIEYVNTMLAKGMFEDV; this is encoded by the coding sequence ATGTTTTTCTCAAAACTAAAAAGAAATATTTCTATTCTGAAAACAAATCTAAAATCTACATTATATAAAAACAGAAATAAAAGTACTTCATTTGGGAAAAGAACAATATTATTTTCACCTGTGACAATAACTAACTCAGTAATTGGTGACTATACTTACTTTGCTGGTAGTGCTCATGTCAATAATACAACAATCGGCAAGTTTTGCTCAATTGCTGATGATGTGAGAATTGGATTAGGAACTCATCCAATTAATTTATTTTCCACGCATCCTATATTTTATTCAAATAAAAGTAGGTTGCCATATATATTGGGAGATATTAACTATGCTCTTGCCGAGAAAATAAAAATTAATGAAACAAAACCAATCAACATAGGGAATGATGTTTGGATAGGTGTAGGGGCGATTATTATCGATGGGGTAAATATTGGTGATGGAGCAATTATTGGTGCAGGTTCAATAGTGACCAAAGATGTTTCATCTTATACAATAGTCGCAGGAGTTCCAGCGAAAGTCATTAACCACCGGAATATTAATCATGACAAATGGTGGGATTATAATGATGAACAACTCATTGAGTATGTAAACACCATGCTGGCAAAAGGAATGTTTGAAGATGTATGA
- a CDS encoding acyltransferase: MYELIYRVKRKLTCLITGKLYSLSFNSFGRKSTIYQPDLLQGVRYFEIGENTHIQKGLWALALKINSKSPLLKIGSNVYIGRYCHLVSVSELIIENDALIADKVYISDNVHEYTNINKAIAKQPVALKREVRIGQGCWIGENVSIIGANVGKNSVVAANSVVVKDVPDYTVVAGVPARVIKKYCFERKEWIAETNQ; encoded by the coding sequence ATGTATGAGTTGATTTATAGAGTGAAAAGGAAATTAACTTGCTTAATTACTGGTAAATTGTATTCGCTATCATTCAATTCGTTTGGTCGGAAAAGTACAATTTACCAACCAGACCTTTTGCAAGGCGTGAGATATTTTGAGATAGGTGAAAATACCCATATTCAAAAAGGTTTATGGGCATTAGCGTTAAAAATAAATAGTAAATCCCCTTTATTAAAAATAGGTAGTAATGTTTATATTGGTAGATATTGTCATTTGGTTTCAGTAAGCGAATTAATTATCGAAAATGATGCACTGATTGCTGACAAAGTATATATTTCAGACAATGTGCATGAATATACTAATATTAATAAAGCCATTGCTAAACAACCAGTTGCACTAAAACGAGAGGTAAGAATTGGTCAGGGATGCTGGATTGGGGAAAACGTAAGTATTATCGGTGCTAATGTTGGTAAGAATTCTGTCGTTGCAGCTAATTCTGTGGTTGTCAAAGATGTTCCTGATTATACAGTTGTTGCTGGAGTACCTGCTCGAGTGATAAAAAAATATTGTTTTGAAAGAAAAGAATGGATAGCAGAAACAAATCAATGA
- the wcaM gene encoding colanic acid biosynthesis protein WcaM — translation MRKTFKTPHTSFSPSRRKLLKASSVLAAVPFISPRYVLAAAGKSEVSVQKFYRGDWIAAFKQAFSTADTVTVPANLVCDNINTAIFMPEGKTLHVAGGLKGNGKGRFVMQDGCQVLGEKGGRFNNITLDVRGSDCTIKGIDMSGFVPVTQIYIGGKEKRTMRNLVIDQITVHDANYAILRQGFHNRMENVKITNGHFSHLQGDAIEWNVAINDHDLLISDHVIENIDCTNGKINWGIGIGLAGSTYDNDYPEDQAVKNFVVANITGSNCRQLVHVENGKHFIIRNIKARNINHTFSQKAGIDNATVAIYGCDNFVLDNIHMTDSAGFLIGYGVIKGKYLSIPQNFKLNDISLDNSHMKYKSRGIQISSGNATSFVAITNVTMKRASLELHNKPQHLFLRNIDVMQYANAGPALKLNFDLRKDVRGRFMAKDETLLSLANVRAVNEKGHSSVDIDRVDQRYVNSEHLNFTLPGNTR, via the coding sequence ATGCGCAAAACATTTAAAACTCCCCACACCTCCTTCTCTCCCTCCCGCCGCAAATTACTAAAAGCCAGCTCCGTGCTGGCCGCGGTGCCATTTATCTCCCCTCGCTATGTATTAGCTGCCGCTGGCAAAAGTGAGGTCAGCGTCCAAAAGTTCTATCGTGGTGACTGGATTGCCGCCTTCAAACAGGCATTCTCAACCGCTGATACCGTGACCGTTCCCGCCAATTTAGTCTGCGACAACATCAATACGGCTATCTTTATGCCCGAGGGTAAAACTTTGCATGTTGCGGGCGGCTTAAAAGGCAACGGTAAAGGGCGCTTTGTGATGCAGGACGGCTGCCAGGTTTTAGGCGAGAAGGGCGGGCGATTTAACAATATTACCCTTGATGTGCGTGGCTCAGACTGCACCATCAAAGGGATTGATATGAGCGGCTTTGTGCCGGTTACGCAAATCTACATCGGCGGCAAAGAGAAGCGCACCATGCGTAACCTGGTGATAGACCAGATCACGGTGCACGATGCGAACTACGCTATTTTGCGGCAAGGGTTCCATAACCGCATGGAAAACGTAAAGATCACTAATGGACACTTTAGTCACTTACAAGGTGATGCTATCGAATGGAACGTGGCGATTAACGACCACGATTTGCTTATCTCAGACCATGTCATCGAAAACATTGACTGTACCAATGGCAAGATAAACTGGGGAATCGGTATCGGCCTTGCGGGAAGTACCTACGACAACGACTATCCTGAAGACCAGGCGGTTAAGAATTTTGTGGTGGCGAATATCACCGGTAGCAACTGCCGCCAGCTGGTGCACGTTGAAAACGGCAAACACTTCATCATCCGTAATATAAAGGCACGCAATATTAATCACACTTTCAGTCAGAAAGCGGGCATTGATAACGCTACGGTAGCTATTTATGGTTGTGATAATTTCGTGCTTGATAATATTCATATGACAGATAGTGCTGGGTTTTTAATTGGCTATGGTGTGATCAAAGGTAAGTATTTATCTATTCCGCAAAATTTTAAACTAAACGATATTTCGCTTGATAATAGTCACATGAAGTATAAAAGCCGCGGAATTCAGATATCTTCCGGCAATGCGACCTCCTTTGTGGCTATCACGAACGTCACCATGAAGCGCGCTAGCCTTGAGTTGCATAACAAACCGCAACACTTGTTTCTGAGAAACATCGATGTGATGCAGTACGCTAACGCGGGACCTGCGCTAAAACTAAACTTCGACCTGCGCAAAGATGTGCGTGGCCGTTTTATGGCAAAAGACGAGACGCTGCTGTCGCTCGCCAATGTGCGTGCTGTGAACGAGAAAGGGCACAGTTCGGTGGACATTGACAGGGTGGATCAGCGGTATGTGAATAGTGAGCACCTGAACTTCACATTACCTGGTAATACCCGTTAA